In a single window of the Serratia quinivorans genome:
- the ptrB_1 gene encoding Protease 2, which produces MMTPPKAEKRPYPITTHGDTRVDDYYWLRDDERADPQVLDYLQAENAFTDAVLKPQQALRETLYEEMVARIPQQEHSVPYVRHGYRYQTRFEPGNEYAIYVRQPQAESEHWDILIDGNQRAEQREFYTLGGLEVSPDNQKLAVAEDFLSRRQYDIRFKNLSDDSWTDEVLENTSGSFEWANDSATVYYVRKHAKTLLPYQVYRHVVGTDPQLDELIYEEKDDTFYVGLEKTTSDRFILIHLSSTTTSEILLLDADRADSKPQMFVPRRKDHEYGIDHYHQHFYIRSNKDGKNFGLYQSDQADEAQWQTLIAPRIEVMLEGFSLFRDWLVVEERSEGLTQLRQIHWQSGEVKRIAFDDPTYTTWLAYNPEPETELLRYGYSSMTTPTTLYELNLDSGERVMLKQQEVKNFTPENYRSERVWVKARDGVEVPVSLVYRHDKFTRGTNPLMVYGYGSYGSSMDPAFSASRLSLLDRGFVFVLAHIRGGGELGQLWYEDGKLFKKQNTFNDFIDVTEALIAQGYGDAKRVFAMGGSAGGLLMGAVINQAPRLFNGIVAQVPFVDVVTTMLDESIPLTTGEYDEWGNPNEQAYYDYILQYSPYDQVKAQDYPHMLVTTGLHDSQVQYWEPAKWVAKLRELKTDDRQLLLYTDMDSGHGGKSGRFKAYEDIALEYAFILALAE; this is translated from the coding sequence ATGATGACACCCCCTAAGGCAGAAAAACGTCCTTATCCCATTACTACCCACGGCGACACGCGGGTAGATGACTATTATTGGCTGCGCGACGACGAGCGCGCAGACCCGCAGGTGCTGGACTATCTGCAGGCGGAAAACGCCTTTACCGACGCGGTACTGAAACCGCAACAGGCGCTGCGCGAAACTCTGTATGAAGAGATGGTGGCGCGTATTCCTCAGCAGGAACATTCGGTGCCTTACGTCCGGCACGGCTACCGCTATCAGACCCGCTTTGAACCGGGCAATGAATACGCGATTTACGTCCGCCAACCGCAGGCCGAGAGCGAGCATTGGGATATCCTGATCGACGGCAATCAACGTGCCGAGCAGCGTGAGTTTTATACCCTCGGCGGGCTGGAAGTCAGTCCCGATAACCAAAAACTGGCGGTTGCGGAAGATTTTCTTTCTCGTCGCCAGTACGACATTCGTTTCAAAAACCTCAGCGACGATAGCTGGACCGACGAAGTGCTGGAAAACACCTCCGGCAGCTTTGAATGGGCCAACGACTCGGCCACCGTGTATTACGTACGCAAACACGCCAAAACGTTGCTGCCTTATCAGGTCTATCGCCACGTGGTGGGCACCGATCCGCAGCTCGATGAGCTGATCTACGAAGAAAAGGACGACACCTTCTACGTCGGGTTGGAAAAGACCACCTCCGATCGTTTTATTCTGATCCATCTGAGCAGCACCACCACCTCGGAAATCCTGCTGCTGGACGCCGATCGTGCCGACAGCAAGCCGCAGATGTTTGTGCCGCGTCGTAAGGATCATGAATACGGTATCGATCACTATCACCAGCATTTCTATATCCGTTCCAACAAGGACGGCAAGAACTTCGGCCTGTATCAAAGTGATCAGGCGGATGAAGCGCAGTGGCAGACGCTGATCGCTCCGCGTATCGAAGTGATGCTGGAGGGCTTTAGCCTGTTCCGTGACTGGCTGGTGGTGGAAGAGCGCAGCGAAGGTCTGACCCAACTGCGACAGATCCACTGGCAGAGCGGCGAAGTGAAGCGCATTGCCTTCGACGACCCCACCTACACCACCTGGCTGGCGTACAACCCGGAACCGGAAACCGAGCTGCTGCGCTATGGCTATTCTTCGATGACCACGCCGACCACGCTGTATGAGCTTAATCTCGACAGCGGTGAGCGCGTGATGCTCAAACAGCAGGAAGTGAAAAACTTCACTCCGGAAAATTACCGTAGCGAGCGGGTATGGGTGAAGGCGCGTGATGGCGTTGAAGTCCCGGTTTCGCTGGTCTACCGCCACGATAAATTTACGCGCGGCACCAACCCGCTGATGGTGTATGGCTACGGCTCTTACGGCAGCAGCATGGATCCGGCCTTCAGCGCCAGCCGCTTAAGCCTGTTGGATCGCGGTTTTGTGTTTGTGCTGGCACACATTCGCGGCGGCGGTGAGCTGGGGCAACTGTGGTATGAAGACGGTAAATTATTCAAAAAGCAAAACACCTTCAACGATTTCATCGACGTGACCGAGGCGTTGATCGCCCAGGGTTACGGTGACGCCAAACGGGTATTTGCCATGGGTGGCAGCGCCGGTGGCCTGTTGATGGGCGCGGTGATTAACCAGGCACCCAGGTTGTTCAACGGCATTGTGGCGCAGGTGCCTTTTGTTGATGTGGTCACCACCATGCTCGACGAGTCAATTCCGCTGACGACCGGCGAGTACGACGAATGGGGCAACCCGAACGAGCAGGCCTACTACGACTACATTTTGCAATACAGCCCTTACGATCAGGTTAAGGCGCAGGATTATCCGCATATGCTGGTCACCACCGGTTTGCATGACTCTCAGGTACAGTATTGGGAGCCGGCCAAGTGGGTGGCCAAACTGCGTGAGCTGAAGACCGACGATCGCCAGCTGTTGCTGTATACCGATATGGATTCCGGCCACGGCGGCAAGTCCGGGCGTTTCAAAGCTTATGAAGATATCGCGCTGGAGTACGCCTTTATTCTGGCGCTGGCGGAGTAA
- the exoX gene encoding Exodeoxyribonuclease 10 yields the protein MNLRVIDTETCGLEGGVVEVASVDLIDGQIANPMSDLISPDRPIGIEAMAIHHITEQMVEGKPRIAVAIGRYQGSPYYVAHNAAFDRGVLPEMHGAWICTMKLARNLYPDIKYGNQYLRYALNLDVQLPQDTTLYPHRALYDCYVTAALLQRIIKDSGWTPEQMAQITDQPVLLKKFKFGKYRGQEIDRVAQEDPGYLRWMLKSIEDLSPDMKHTLRYYLIG from the coding sequence ATGAATTTACGCGTAATAGACACTGAAACCTGCGGGCTGGAAGGCGGCGTGGTAGAGGTGGCCTCTGTTGATCTGATCGACGGACAGATCGCCAACCCAATGAGCGATTTAATCAGCCCCGACCGCCCTATTGGCATTGAGGCCATGGCCATTCACCATATCACCGAGCAGATGGTCGAAGGGAAACCGCGCATCGCGGTAGCGATTGGTCGCTATCAGGGCAGTCCCTACTATGTCGCGCACAATGCGGCATTCGATCGCGGCGTGTTACCAGAAATGCACGGCGCCTGGATCTGTACCATGAAACTGGCGCGCAACCTGTACCCGGACATCAAATACGGCAACCAATATCTGCGCTATGCGCTGAATCTCGATGTTCAATTGCCGCAGGACACCACGCTTTACCCACATCGGGCGTTATACGACTGCTACGTCACCGCCGCGCTATTGCAACGCATCATCAAGGATTCAGGTTGGACGCCAGAACAGATGGCGCAAATTACTGACCAGCCAGTACTGCTGAAGAAGTTTAAGTTCGGTAAGTATCGTGGACAGGAAATTGATCGCGTCGCGCAGGAAGATCCCGGCTATTTGCGCTGGATGCTGAAATCTATCGAAGACCTCAGTCCGGACATGAAGCACACGCTGAGATACTATCTGATTGGTTGA
- a CDS encoding exonuclease VIII, whose protein sequence is MSYFGIDEETGLEVRVRPDLEIEASGLRTAFDLKTVTMGNVKQSALRARLHREIIERDYHLSAGMYCDVAAFDQFFWIFVNKDEHYHWIAIVEASADLLELGRLEYRKTLRDIKQAQDTGIWPEPITEEIVDDINDFDQRRMEALRVA, encoded by the coding sequence GTGAGCTATTTCGGCATCGACGAGGAGACCGGCCTCGAGGTTCGCGTACGGCCAGACCTTGAGATTGAGGCCAGCGGCCTTCGTACCGCCTTTGACCTGAAAACCGTCACGATGGGGAACGTTAAGCAAAGCGCCCTGCGCGCACGGCTGCACCGCGAAATCATCGAAAGGGATTATCACCTGAGTGCCGGCATGTATTGCGACGTGGCGGCGTTCGATCAGTTCTTCTGGATCTTCGTCAACAAAGACGAGCACTACCACTGGATCGCCATCGTCGAGGCATCTGCTGACCTGTTGGAACTCGGCCGCCTTGAGTACCGCAAGACCCTCCGCGATATCAAACAGGCGCAGGATACTGGCATTTGGCCAGAGCCAATCACCGAAGAAATCGTGGACGACATTAACGACTTTGACCAGCGCCGCATGGAAGCGCTGCGCGTAGCTTAA
- the yebE gene encoding Inner membrane protein yebE, with the protein MKNNWMQQIQSMIGQKAGSIGGSEGIGKLLAPTALGGLVGVLLANKSSRKLVGKFGKNALIIGGSAAVGAVLWNKYKQRVKETHQDEPQFGLQTTPVDLRAKRLVQALVFAAKSDGHIDAEEKRAIDHSLEQLQVGEEAQKWVQEAIDQPLNPDLIAQSVKNEDEALEVYYLSCMVIDVDHFMERGYLDALAQSLKIPADVKQGIENDVNEKKRELA; encoded by the coding sequence ATGAAAAATAACTGGATGCAGCAGATCCAATCCATGATTGGGCAAAAGGCCGGTTCAATCGGCGGGTCGGAAGGCATCGGCAAACTGCTGGCCCCGACCGCATTAGGTGGCCTGGTGGGTGTCTTGCTGGCGAACAAGTCATCACGCAAATTGGTAGGCAAATTCGGCAAGAACGCGTTGATTATTGGCGGCAGCGCGGCGGTGGGCGCGGTGTTGTGGAATAAGTACAAGCAGCGCGTGAAAGAAACCCATCAGGATGAACCGCAGTTCGGTCTGCAAACCACGCCGGTAGATTTGCGCGCCAAACGGCTGGTGCAGGCGCTGGTGTTCGCCGCCAAGAGCGATGGTCATATCGATGCGGAAGAAAAACGCGCTATCGATCACAGCCTGGAACAGCTGCAGGTGGGTGAGGAAGCGCAAAAATGGGTGCAAGAGGCCATAGATCAACCGCTGAACCCGGATCTGATCGCCCAGAGCGTGAAGAATGAAGACGAAGCGTTGGAAGTTTATTACCTGAGCTGCATGGTGATCGACGTCGATCACTTTATGGAGCGTGGTTATCTTGACGCGCTGGCGCAGTCGTTGAAGATCCCGGCGGACGTTAAGCAGGGCATCGAAAACGACGTCAACGAGAAAAAGCGCGAGCTGGCATAG
- the recT gene encoding P33: MTNQLALIQKDLAEQLAPAKAILPSHVSFEKFTNAAAVALATNSDLYDADRQSVINALSSCAKDGLIPDGREAALVVYKTSLPNGQRVRRAQYMPMIDGVMKRVRQSGEVSIIATRVLYKNDKFRVWMDENGEHIFYEPNMLDRGEMIGAFAYAKMRSGELQFEVMNIEDIEKVRAASKNSDKGPWVNWYESMSRKSVMHRLGRRLPNNSEIMEMLERGQEMVWQKEKDITPDTRVTAGQLIEAADQAPEPVPGDTAPETMAADIRGSIDKITTPAQATDLRASVEELKSQLGITLYTELKNKIVKHHHRLNAISALGTSIDEAGRNGGTTSQERAELGALLHRSERFLNADEVQRYQQAIDDLSPAQEATC; this comes from the coding sequence ATGACCAACCAACTTGCACTGATCCAGAAAGACCTAGCGGAACAGCTGGCGCCGGCAAAGGCAATTTTGCCGAGCCACGTCAGCTTTGAAAAATTTACTAACGCCGCAGCAGTGGCGTTAGCAACCAATTCCGACTTGTACGATGCCGACCGTCAAAGCGTTATTAACGCCCTTTCGTCATGCGCGAAAGACGGCCTCATACCTGACGGGCGCGAAGCTGCACTCGTCGTTTACAAAACCTCACTCCCAAACGGTCAGCGGGTACGCCGTGCACAGTACATGCCAATGATCGATGGCGTAATGAAGCGCGTACGCCAATCTGGTGAGGTATCTATTATCGCAACCCGCGTATTGTACAAAAACGATAAATTCCGCGTGTGGATGGACGAGAACGGCGAACATATTTTCTATGAACCAAATATGCTCGACCGCGGCGAGATGATCGGTGCGTTCGCGTACGCAAAAATGCGCAGCGGTGAGCTGCAGTTTGAAGTGATGAATATCGAGGATATTGAGAAAGTCCGCGCCGCCAGCAAAAACAGCGACAAAGGCCCGTGGGTTAATTGGTATGAATCAATGTCCCGCAAATCCGTTATGCACCGCCTTGGCCGGCGGCTGCCGAATAACTCCGAGATCATGGAAATGCTCGAACGTGGGCAGGAGATGGTTTGGCAGAAAGAAAAAGACATCACACCGGACACTCGCGTAACTGCCGGCCAGTTAATCGAAGCTGCAGATCAGGCACCGGAACCAGTTCCAGGCGACACTGCACCAGAAACAATGGCTGCCGATATCCGCGGTAGTATCGACAAGATCACCACCCCGGCACAGGCGACAGACCTTCGCGCCTCAGTTGAAGAATTGAAGTCACAGCTGGGGATCACGCTGTACACCGAGCTGAAAAACAAAATCGTGAAGCACCACCACCGCCTGAACGCTATTTCAGCCCTGGGTACGTCGATCGATGAGGCTGGCAGGAATGGTGGCACTACAAGCCAGGAACGCGCCGAATTAGGTGCCCTGCTGCACCGCTCTGAACGATTCCTTAACGCTGATGAAGTACAGCGCTATCAGCAGGCGATCGATGACCTATCTCCGGCGCAGGAGGCGACATGCTGA
- the dksA_1 gene encoding DnaK suppressor protein yields MNVVTLLNQQQLLAMPESDYMNPAQRAFFRQRLQDEQQKLLQHIEALKRDIDGGEVSGDEADKAAREEDLRLLFRQLDRESRLLPKISAALTRLHNGEYGYCRESGEPIGLARLLLRPTAELSIEAKTAQEMREPHLRKRG; encoded by the coding sequence ATGAACGTTGTGACCTTACTAAACCAACAGCAGCTCCTGGCCATGCCGGAGTCTGATTACATGAACCCGGCGCAGCGGGCGTTTTTCCGCCAGCGCTTGCAGGACGAGCAACAAAAACTGTTGCAGCACATTGAAGCGCTGAAGAGAGATATCGACGGCGGCGAGGTGTCCGGCGACGAAGCGGACAAAGCCGCCCGCGAGGAAGACTTGCGATTGCTTTTCCGCCAGTTGGATCGTGAAAGCCGCCTGCTGCCGAAAATCAGCGCGGCGCTGACGCGATTACATAACGGCGAATACGGCTATTGCCGTGAAAGCGGCGAGCCTATCGGGCTTGCGCGCCTGTTGCTGCGGCCGACGGCGGAGCTAAGCATTGAAGCCAAAACCGCTCAGGAAATGCGTGAGCCACATCTGCGTAAACGGGGCTAA
- the yobA gene encoding Copper resistance protein CopC produces the protein MIGKIRSSYRLLSTIFVLFVGLSSQQALAHAHLKVETPAADASVSPAPKVLTLNFSEGIEPNFSGIKITGPDNAEVKTGKLQLDANNNTQVNLPIEGDLAAGKYNVSWHVVSVDGHKTKGQYSFTVN, from the coding sequence GTGATTGGTAAAATTCGTTCTTCTTATCGCCTGCTTTCCACTATTTTCGTACTGTTTGTCGGGCTGTCCTCACAGCAGGCACTGGCGCATGCTCATTTGAAAGTTGAGACGCCGGCGGCAGATGCCAGCGTTAGCCCGGCCCCAAAAGTGCTGACGCTTAACTTCTCCGAAGGCATCGAGCCTAACTTTAGCGGCATTAAAATCACCGGGCCAGACAACGCCGAAGTGAAAACCGGCAAGTTGCAGCTTGATGCGAACAACAACACCCAAGTTAATCTGCCTATTGAGGGCGACCTGGCAGCAGGAAAATATAACGTCAGCTGGCATGTGGTTTCGGTCGACGGTCATAAAACCAAAGGCCAGTACAGCTTCACCGTAAACTAA
- a CDS encoding Excisionase-like protein, with protein sequence MSTKLTLEEWCNTIYPGKKPSLQTLQRWARNGNFYPAAEKEGREYRLTPGTIYINPKDLNLGRKIKEARSIEPARSAFMEKVINDTAKGRL encoded by the coding sequence ATGAGTACAAAACTGACCTTAGAAGAATGGTGCAACACCATTTACCCTGGCAAAAAACCGTCTCTGCAAACACTACAGCGTTGGGCTAGGAACGGAAATTTTTACCCGGCAGCGGAAAAAGAAGGCCGGGAATATCGTCTGACACCAGGGACCATTTACATCAATCCCAAAGATTTAAATTTGGGTAGAAAAATAAAAGAAGCGCGCAGCATCGAACCAGCTCGGTCGGCGTTTATGGAGAAGGTAATTAATGACACGGCGAAAGGAAGGTTATGA
- the yebZ gene encoding Inner membrane protein YebZ codes for MSLATLFVLCRFVHFAAVMLMFGTSLFTALLSPQRLSPYLTRDVRPLLVSCTWLAGLSAVALLAIQAGQMGDGWADTWRLDVWWAVLGTTFGEVWRWHLGISLLALLSLWLAEPRRTQLLALLSTLLLVSMAFIGHAAMHDGGLGVAHRFNHALHLLAAGYWFGSLLPLLVCLRYLAQPQSRSDAVTTLIRFSRWGHLAVALVVLTGVINSLIILGRWPLDVDSPYQRLLLFKTALVALMVMVALANRYAIVPAMSSMPQLAQRGLVLACWIEVGLGAGVLLLVSLFATYAPV; via the coding sequence ATGAGTCTGGCGACCCTGTTTGTCCTGTGTCGCTTTGTGCACTTTGCGGCGGTGATGCTGATGTTTGGCACCAGCCTGTTCACCGCCTTATTGTCGCCGCAGCGCCTTTCCCCGTATCTCACCCGTGATGTGCGTCCTTTGTTGGTCTCTTGCACCTGGCTTGCCGGGCTTTCTGCCGTGGCGCTGCTGGCTATTCAGGCCGGGCAGATGGGCGACGGCTGGGCCGATACCTGGCGGCTGGACGTGTGGTGGGCGGTACTGGGCACCACCTTCGGTGAGGTCTGGCGCTGGCACCTGGGCATTTCATTATTGGCGTTGCTGAGCCTGTGGCTGGCAGAACCGCGCCGCACGCAGCTTTTGGCATTGCTTTCCACACTGTTGCTGGTCAGCATGGCATTCATCGGCCATGCAGCAATGCATGATGGAGGGCTCGGCGTAGCGCATCGTTTTAACCACGCACTGCATTTGTTGGCCGCCGGTTACTGGTTTGGCAGCCTGCTGCCGTTGCTGGTTTGCCTGCGTTATCTGGCTCAACCGCAAAGCCGCAGCGATGCGGTCACCACGCTGATACGCTTCTCGCGTTGGGGCCACCTGGCGGTAGCGCTGGTGGTGTTGACCGGTGTGATCAACAGTTTGATTATTCTCGGCCGTTGGCCGCTGGATGTCGATTCACCTTACCAGCGCCTGCTGCTGTTCAAAACCGCACTGGTGGCGCTGATGGTGATGGTGGCGTTGGCCAACCGTTACGCCATCGTCCCGGCGATGAGCAGCATGCCGCAGTTGGCACAGCGCGGGCTGGTGCTGGCCTGCTGGATTGAAGTGGGGTTGGGCGCGGGCGTGCTGCTGCTGGTCAGTTTATTTGCAACTTATGCGCCGGTGTAA
- the holE_1 gene encoding DNA polymerase III subunit theta, whose translation MGYNLAELSKEEMDKVNVDLAASGVAFKERYNMPVIPEMVEREQPAHLRDYFRERVAHYRVESHKFSRLPYEPKSK comes from the coding sequence GTGGGTTACAATCTGGCAGAGCTTTCCAAAGAAGAGATGGACAAAGTGAACGTTGATCTCGCGGCTTCCGGCGTGGCATTCAAAGAACGCTACAATATGCCGGTGATCCCGGAAATGGTTGAGCGTGAACAGCCGGCGCACCTGCGTGATTATTTCCGCGAACGCGTAGCGCATTACCGCGTCGAATCACACAAGTTTTCACGCCTGCCGTACGAGCCGAAGTCCAAATAG
- the ftnA gene encoding Ferritin-1: protein MLTPEMTKKLNEQLNLEFYSANLYLQMSAWCSDKGFEGAASFLKEHSQEEMQHMQRLFEYLSDTGSLPLLGSIAAPPVEFASLADVFQQTYEHEQLITRQINELAHAAMTAHDYSTFNFLQWYVAEQHEEEKLFKSVLDKLALVGNSGNALFFIDKDLKKMGAAGESANGQV, encoded by the coding sequence ATGCTGACGCCTGAAATGACCAAGAAGCTGAATGAGCAACTGAACCTGGAGTTTTACTCTGCCAATCTGTACCTGCAAATGAGCGCATGGTGTAGCGATAAAGGCTTTGAAGGGGCCGCCTCATTCCTTAAAGAGCATTCTCAGGAAGAGATGCAGCACATGCAACGCCTGTTCGAATACCTGAGCGATACCGGTTCCCTGCCGCTGCTGGGCAGCATCGCTGCACCGCCGGTAGAGTTTGCCTCCCTGGCGGATGTGTTCCAGCAGACTTACGAACATGAGCAACTGATTACCCGTCAGATCAACGAACTGGCTCATGCTGCCATGACTGCCCACGATTACTCGACCTTCAACTTCCTGCAGTGGTACGTTGCCGAGCAGCACGAAGAAGAGAAGCTGTTCAAATCCGTGCTGGATAAACTGGCGCTGGTGGGTAACAGCGGTAATGCCCTGTTCTTCATTGATAAAGATCTGAAGAAAATGGGTGCGGCCGGCGAAAGTGCTAACGGCCAGGTCTAA
- the pip gene encoding Proline iminopeptidase, translating into MEQLRGLYPPLAAYDSGWLDTGDGHRIYWELSGNPQGKPAVFIHGGPGGGISPYHRQLFDPQRYKVLLFDQRGCGRSKPHASLDNNTTWHLVQDIERLREIAGVDQWLVFGGSWGSTLALAYAQTHPQRVSEMVLRGIFTLRKQELHWYYQDGASRFFPEKWERVLSILSEEERKDVIASYRQRLTSPDLQVQLEAAKLWSVWEGETVTLLPSSESASFGEDDFALAFARIENHYFTHLGFLESDDQLLRNVPLIRHIPAVIIHGRYDMACQVQNAWDLAKAWPEAELHIVEGAGHSFDEPGILHQLMLATDRFAGK; encoded by the coding sequence ATGGAACAATTAAGAGGTTTATACCCGCCGTTAGCAGCATACGACAGCGGTTGGCTGGACACTGGAGATGGCCACCGTATCTACTGGGAGCTGAGCGGCAACCCACAGGGTAAGCCGGCCGTCTTTATTCACGGCGGGCCGGGCGGTGGCATTTCCCCTTATCATCGCCAACTGTTCGATCCGCAGCGTTATAAGGTGTTGCTGTTCGATCAGCGTGGCTGCGGCCGCTCCAAACCGCACGCCAGTCTGGACAACAACACCACCTGGCATCTGGTGCAGGACATTGAACGGCTGCGCGAAATAGCCGGTGTCGATCAGTGGTTGGTGTTTGGCGGCTCCTGGGGCTCGACGCTAGCCTTGGCCTACGCACAGACCCACCCGCAGCGCGTTAGCGAAATGGTGCTGCGCGGTATCTTCACACTGCGTAAGCAGGAACTGCATTGGTACTATCAGGACGGTGCTTCGCGCTTCTTCCCGGAGAAATGGGAGCGCGTGTTGTCGATTCTGTCAGAGGAAGAGCGTAAGGATGTGATTGCGTCTTATCGCCAGCGCCTGACCTCACCGGATCTGCAGGTGCAGCTTGAGGCAGCGAAGCTGTGGAGCGTGTGGGAAGGGGAGACGGTGACCTTGCTGCCAAGCAGCGAGTCGGCATCTTTTGGTGAAGATGACTTTGCGCTGGCGTTTGCCCGCATAGAAAACCACTATTTCACTCATCTGGGCTTCCTGGAGAGCGACGATCAGCTGCTGCGCAATGTCCCGCTGATCCGCCATATTCCGGCGGTGATTATCCATGGTCGCTACGATATGGCTTGCCAGGTGCAAAACGCCTGGGATCTGGCCAAGGCCTGGCCGGAGGCGGAACTGCATATCGTCGAGGGGGCCGGACACTCGTTTGACGAACCGGGTATCCTGCATCAGCTGATGCTGGCCACCGACAGGTTTGCTGGCAAGTGA
- a CDS encoding Protein of uncharacterised function (DUF2511), whose amino-acid sequence MKSALLGITLLATATGALAADQLVNITKLEYGKQWAFTKEEVTLQCRSGGALFVLNNSTLMQYPLNEAAEAQVKAGQQRAQPLEVILLDDVANPGHKMSVEPYRERAEKLCAN is encoded by the coding sequence ATGAAATCGGCATTACTTGGCATAACGCTGCTGGCAACCGCGACCGGTGCGCTGGCGGCAGATCAACTGGTGAACATCACCAAGCTGGAATACGGCAAACAGTGGGCGTTTACCAAAGAAGAAGTGACGCTGCAATGCCGCAGCGGCGGTGCACTGTTCGTGCTCAACAACAGCACGCTGATGCAGTACCCGCTCAACGAAGCCGCAGAGGCGCAGGTGAAAGCAGGGCAGCAGCGCGCCCAGCCGCTGGAGGTGATCCTGCTCGATGATGTCGCCAATCCGGGCCATAAGATGAGTGTTGAGCCGTACCGCGAACGCGCCGAGAAGCTCTGCGCGAACTAA
- a CDS encoding Site-specific recombinase XerD translates to MKLPKNLTYRRKSKSFYWRNPVTRKEISLGQIARRDAIAQAIEANHYIEQNYSPVLLLDKIKGSHEYTLNTWLDRYDVLFKRRQLAENTYKVRTGQFAIIRERLGNMVMSKITTRHIAEFLEFWIAQDKKTMAATMRSVLSDIFREAIVEGHTENNPVAPTRAAKVVVKRERLELAQYIPIRETAATMPQWFSLAMDLALVTGQRREDLTQFRFDHVVNGRLQVEQGKTGAMISLPLDLELKSVGLRLGTVIDRCRLASTTEFMLSAGIRKNSLDGSLHPDGLTKKFVATRKASGLEFEENPPTFHEIRSLAGRLYEKEKGKEFAQKLLGHKSEKMTGKYLDMRGKEYVML, encoded by the coding sequence ATGAAATTACCCAAAAACCTGACTTATCGCAGGAAAAGTAAATCCTTCTATTGGCGCAACCCTGTCACAAGAAAGGAAATATCACTGGGGCAGATTGCACGCCGAGATGCTATTGCACAGGCGATCGAAGCCAATCACTACATAGAACAGAACTACTCTCCCGTTCTGCTACTGGATAAAATCAAGGGCAGCCACGAGTACACGCTAAATACCTGGCTCGACCGTTACGATGTGCTTTTCAAGCGGCGCCAGTTGGCCGAGAACACCTACAAGGTGCGCACTGGGCAATTCGCCATTATCCGCGAACGTCTGGGTAATATGGTTATGTCCAAGATCACCACACGCCACATTGCTGAATTCCTTGAATTTTGGATTGCACAGGACAAAAAAACGATGGCTGCAACTATGCGTTCCGTACTTTCTGACATATTTCGTGAAGCGATTGTGGAAGGCCATACCGAAAATAACCCTGTAGCCCCCACTCGCGCAGCAAAAGTTGTGGTGAAGCGCGAGCGGCTAGAATTGGCGCAGTACATTCCCATTCGTGAAACTGCGGCTACCATGCCGCAGTGGTTTAGTTTGGCGATGGATCTGGCACTGGTCACAGGACAGCGGCGCGAGGATTTGACGCAGTTCCGATTTGATCATGTCGTGAATGGGCGCCTGCAGGTTGAACAAGGAAAGACGGGGGCAATGATCTCCTTGCCTCTCGACCTGGAGCTGAAATCCGTGGGCCTCAGGTTAGGGACAGTGATAGACCGCTGCCGGCTGGCCAGCACTACCGAATTTATGCTCAGTGCCGGCATCCGTAAAAATAGCCTAGACGGCTCTTTGCACCCTGATGGGTTGACGAAAAAGTTTGTTGCTACGCGAAAAGCCTCTGGACTTGAGTTTGAAGAGAATCCACCGACATTCCACGAGATCAGGAGCCTGGCCGGACGGTTGTATGAGAAGGAAAAAGGGAAGGAATTTGCGCAGAAATTACTGGGGCATAAATCCGAAAAAATGACGGGTAAATATCTCGATATGCGGGGGAAAGAATACGTAATGCTGTAA